The following coding sequences lie in one Yamadazyma tenuis chromosome 3, complete sequence genomic window:
- the RPT3 gene encoding 26S proteasome regulatory subunit 6B (BUSCO:EOG09264LJU; EggNog:ENOG503NUMF; COG:O) — protein MEKVDKLPSQKEELTMNITKSFKKYMDRLHPTVLQATKTLNDVTGYSAIEQLRLTIDHLENDLKAAKEKVKEAKSNYMAAIQERSLSQKEVNELLTRKHTWSSEDLERFTQLYRNDHVNEQNEASAHEELNKAEQMVDSVQLKLTQSILTRYHEEQIWSDKIRQASTWGTWILMGFNVLLFFTATLVVEPWKRRKMVDSFDIKVKSAILEFSQEQRGKMDTILTNQAQNSKVFEDTSKSGEPYSIRLPFHTWATFKQACISNYKALTSPLTTTLIFDKTDFGLFVSLVSIFSCTIAISTMEELGIIDSSSVQAQFSPVGKLNPKLSNYDDNSDVYLKLKKLEKELDLLKLQEDYIKDEQRHLKRELIRAQEEVKRIKSVPLVIGQFLEPIDENTGIVSSTTGSNYVVRILSTLDRELLKPSSSVALHRHSNALVDILPPEADSSISIVSDDKKPDVTYADVGGLDMQKQEIREAVELPLTQGDLYTQIGIDPPRGVLLYGPPGTGKTMLVKAVANSSTASFIRINGSEFVQKYLGEGPRMVRDVFRLARENSPAIIFIDEIDAIATKRFDAQTGADREVQRILLELLNQMDGFDQTSTVKVIMATNRADTLDPALLRPGRLDRKIEFPNLKDRRERRLIFSTIASKMALAPEADLDSLIIRNDPLSGSVIAAIMQEAGLRAVRKNRYMILQSDLEEAYTAQVKTGSEQDKFDFYK, from the exons ATGGAGAAAGTGGACAAATTACCGTCTCAGAAAGAGGAATTGACTAtgaacatcaccaagctGTTCAAGAAGTACATGGACCGTCTTCATCCCACGGTATTGCAAGCCacaaagactttgaatgATGTTACCGGATACTCAGCTATAGAACAATTAAGATTGACGATAGACCATCTCGAAAACGACCTTAAAGCTGCTAAAGAGAAAGTCAAGGAGGCCAAATCAAATTACATGGCAGCCATCCAGGAAAGATCGCTTCTGCAGAAGGAAGTCAACGAACTTCTTACTAGGAAGCATACTTGGAGTTCAGAAGATTTAGAAAGGTTCACTCAACTTTATAGAAACGACCATGTGAATGAACAAAACGAAGCTTCTGCCCATGAGGAACTCAACAAGGCAGAGCAAATGGTGGATTCGGTGCAGTTGAAACTCACACAGCTGATTCTTACGAGGTACCACGAAGAACAAATCTGGTCGGATAAAATCAGACAAGCTTCAACTTGGGGAACGTGGATACTTATGGGTTTCAACGTATTATTGTTTTTCACGGCCACCCTTGTCGTTGAGCCctggaagagaagaaaaatgGTAGACTCTTTTGATATCAAAGTGAAACTGGCTATCTTGGAATTTTCACAAGAACAAAGAGGTAAAATGGATACCATTTTAACCAACCAAGCCCAAAATTCTAAAGTATTTGAAGACACTTCTAAATCGGGCGAGCCTTACTCTATCAGACTACCTTTCCATACCTGGGCCACCTTTAAGCAGGCGTGCATTTCAAACTACAAGGCTTTGACATCTCCTTTGACCACCACACTTATATTCGATAAGACAGATTTTGGACTCTTTGTATCTTTGGTGTCCATTTTCAGCTGTACTATTGCCA TTTCTACAATGGAAGAGCTCGGAATTATTGATTCGTCATCCGTGCAAGCCCAGTTTTCTCCTGTTGGTAAATTGAATCCCAAGTTATCCAACTACGATGATAACTCCGACGTttacttgaagttgaagaagttggaaaaagaattggattTGCTCAAGTTACAAGAAGATTATATTAAGGATGAACAGCGTCACTTGAAGAGAGAATTGATAAGAGCCCAGGAAGAAGTAAAGAGAATCAAATCAGTCCCTTTGGTTATTGGCCAGTTCTTGGAAcctattgatgaaaatacTGGTATTGTATCGTCAACTACAGGTTCGAATTACGTGGTGAGAATATTATCTACTTTGGATAGAGAGTTATTaaaaccttcttcttcggtaGCTTTGCATCGTCACTCTAATGCCTTGGTTGATATTTTACCTCCAGAAGCTGACTCTTCTATTTCTATTGTGAGTGATGACAAGAAACCTGACGTCACATACGCTGACGTTGGTGGTCTAGATATGCAAAAACAAGAGATCAGAGAAGCTGTTGAGTTACCATTGACACAAGGTGATTTATACACTCAAATTGGCATTGACCCTCCAAGAGGAGTGTTGTTGTATGGACCTCCTGGTACTGGTAAAACAATGTTGGTTAAGGCAGTTGCCAACTCTTCGACTGCTTCATTTATCCGTATTAATGGTTCAGAATTTGTCCAGAAATACTTGGGTGAAGGTCCAAGAATGGTAAGAGACGTTTTTCGATTAGCCAGAGAAAACTCTCCAGCTATTATTTTTATTGATGAGATCGATGCCATTGCCACTAAAAGATTCGATGCCCAAACCGGAGCCGATAgagaagttcaaagaaTATTGTTGGAATTATTAAATCAAATGGATGGTTTCGACCAAACCTCCACcgtcaaagtcatcatGGCCACTAATAGAGCTGATACATTGGACCCAGCTTTATTGAGGCCTGGAAGATTGGATAGAAAGATTGAATTCCCTAATTTGAAAGAtagaagagaaagaaggtTGATTTTTTCTACTATTGCCTCCAAGATGGCATTGGCTCCAGAAGCTGATTTGGACTCATTGATTATAAGAAACGACCCATTGTCAGGCTCAGTGATTGCCGCAATCATGCAAGAAGCTGGTTTGAGGGCAGTGAGAAAGAATAGATACATGATTTTGCAAAGTGATTTAGAAGAAGCTTACACAGCCCAAGTCAAGACTGGCTCTGAACAAGACAAATTTGATTTCTATAAATGA
- a CDS encoding phosphatidylinositol-specific phospholipase C (COG:S; EggNog:ENOG503NWX6) encodes MVNYKTWMKEVNDDTSIGKLSIPGTHNSAACHTALPSVQCQGESVTDQLKHGVRFLDIRCGKLFLKEGDEAKDLQVIHGKFPVKIPFPEKLTDVLEEVYDFVGDNDSETVIVSLKQEGTDDWNNDDDEFANCIWDRYINKNKDKWYLENNIPRLQDARGKVILFRRFGLKNQDKENSFGFDAHTWKYNTTNDDRGTFAVQDFCELEDASAIEKKVDYVADFAKNAIEYNSSNSDPKLFVNFGSGANFFNTECWPEKVAIKMSDGHIDKHFGKGNGVIVLDYVERDDWKLVKKLIDHNF; translated from the coding sequence ATGGTCAACTACAAAACTTGGATGAAAGAAGTCAATGATGACACCAGCATCGGAAAATTGTCAATTCCTGGTACCCATAATTCGGCTGCTTGTCACACTGCTTTGCCATCAGTGCAATGTCAAGGAGAATCAGTTACTGACCAGTTGAAACACGGTGTCAGATTCTTGGATATCAGATGTGGAAAGTTATTCCTCAAAGAAGGTGATGAGGCCAAAGACTTGCAAGTTATTCACGGTAAATTTCCTGTCAAGATTCCATTCCCCGAAAAATTAACTGATGTATTGGAAGAAGTGTATGATTTCGTAGGAGACAATGATTCGGAAACTGTGATTGTATCTTTAAAGCAAGAGGGTACTGATGACTGGaacaatgatgatgacgaatTTGCCAACTGTATTTGGGATAGgtacatcaacaagaacaaagacaaatggtatttggaaaacaaTATTCCTAGATTACAAGATGCAAGGGGAAAAGTCATTTTGTTTAGAAGATTCGGTCTCAAGAACCAAGACAAAGAAAATTcatttggttttgatgCTCATACTTGGAAGTATAACACCACTAATGACGACCGTGGCACCTTTGCTGTGCAAGATTTCTGTGAATTGGAAGATGCTAGCgccattgaaaagaaggttGATTATGTGGCTGACTTTGCTAAGAATGCCATTGAGTACAACAGCTCCAACAGTGATCCAAAGTTATTTGTTAACTTTGGCTCTGGtgccaatttcttcaacactgAGTGTTGGCCGGAAAAGGTTGCTATTAAAATGTCTGATGGCCACATTGACAAGCACTTTGGAAAGGGTAATGGTGTGATTGTTTTAGATTACGTTGAAAGAGATGACTGgaagttggtcaagaaattgattgaCCATAacttttga
- the HGT20 gene encoding Bifunctional purine biosynthesis protein PurH (COG:P; EggNog:ENOG503NWPR), with product MKHSNDSENLQKQGFPMTLNRQASFAYLKTRHSVTFHLGWATAVACLGTLQFGYHLSELNATQLVLSCNQHFDGPYNSYEDTIWSKLGLKECLPIEESRLSIMTTMFTFGGLVASILLGSHTLSSSIGRKVNCIINAGLFFSGSLLMAFANSLTVLNVGKFLCGLAAGSSVVISPILVNELTPVNHRGFLGSFLQLSLALGILFSQCLSVWFANDQQWRMIFLVSAGIGFIQFMLLFTISESPKWLITIKNDTRGATNILTNLRSDKNVIHDEINHWRRLSVHKTPEDLESTPLLEDLSGDFTPLTPSRSRRGSIDPSSLSLYAFLTNKVYRKELWATMIIMSGNQLCGMNAITFYGVIFLRNAVPKGTRVLYLTSGLALCNVLAALLAVPLFNRFGRKPLLLFSCLVMTLTTLSISIGLVNGFNYFTAAACLVFILGYSCGIGPLVYMMVPEFTNHNAIAKAQSFGTVLNWLANIAIAYFFPLLRGVFGGKVFLIFTTINITYFILIILFVPETKSLHNYKDVWNRFKYF from the coding sequence ATGAAACATTCTAATGATTCAGAAAATTTACAAAAGCAGGGATTTCCTATGACTCTTAATAGACAAGCCTCCTTCGCCTACTTGAAGACTCGTCACAGTGTCACTTTCCATCTTGGTTGGGCGACTGCTGTCGCGTGTCTAGGTACTTTGCAATTTGGATACCACTTATCGGAATTGAATGCCACCCAATTGGTTCTATCGTGCAACCAACACTTTGATGGTCCTTACAATTCTTATGAGGACACCATCTGGTCCAAACTTGGTTTGAAAGAGTGTCTTCCGATTGAGGAATCGAGATTATCCATAATGACCACTATGTTCACTTTTGGCGGACTTGTTGCATCAATTTTATTAGGATCGCATACTTTATCTTCCTCGATTGGCCGCAAAGTAAACTGCATTATTAATGCTGGGTTGTTCTTCAGTGGTTCACTTTTAATGGCATTTGCTAATTCATTGACAGTGCTTAATGTGGGGAAATTCTTGTGTGGGTTGGCAGCCGGATCATCTGTGGTGATTTCACCAATTCTTGTTAATGAACTCACACCTGTTAATCACAGAGGGTTTTTGGGATCATTTCTTCAGCTATCGCTAGCTTTGGGGATTTTGTTCAGTCAGTGTTTATCGGTGTGGTTCGCCAATGATCAGCAGTGGCGGATGATCTTCCTTGTTTCAGCAGGTATTGGATTTATTCAGTTTATGCTTTTGTTCACAATTCTGGAAAGTCCCAAATGgctcatcaccatcaaaaaTGATACACGAGGAGCCACAAAtatcttgaccaacttgagGTCTGATAAGAACGTGATTCATGATGAGATCAACCACTGGAGAAGGTTATCAGTCCATAAAACCCCTGAAGACTTGGAGTCTACTCCATTACTAGAAGACTTATCTGGAGATTTTACTCCTCTTACTCCCAGCAGATCGAGAAGAGGCTCAATTgatccttcttctttgtcCTTATATGCGTTCTTGACGAACAAGGTTTACCGAAAGGAACTTTGGGCCACTATGATTATCATGAGTGGGAATCAATTATGTGGTATGAATGCCATCACCTTTTATGGGGTGATATTCTTGCGGAACGCCGTTCCCAAAGGCACGAGAGTATTGTATCTCACCAGTGGTTTGGCTTTATGTAATGTGCTTGCTGCACTTCTTGCAGTGCCGTTATTCAATCGGTTTGGCAGAAAACCTTTACTCTTGTTCTCATGCCTAGTGATGACTTTGACGACATTGTCCATCAGCATTGGATTGGTTAATGGGTTTAACTACTTcactgctgctgcttgTCTCGTATTCATATTGGGATATTCATGTGGAATTGGCCCATTGGTATATATGATGGTACCTGAATTCACCAATCACAATGCCATCGCGAAGGCCCAGTCGTTTGGTACAGTTTTGAATTGGTTAGCAAATATTGCAATTGCTTATTTTTTCCCCTTACTAAGAGGGGTTTTTGGTGGGAAGGTGTTCCTCATattcaccaccatcaacataACTTACTTCATCCTAATTATTCTTTTCGTGCCCGAGACCAAATCCCTCCACAATTACAAGGACGTGTGGAACCGCTTCAAATATTTTTAG
- the LIG4 gene encoding DNA ligase (ATP) (EggNog:ENOG503NUX9; COG:L): MYNIPNESNHTKLLREWKTQFHHLQLQNSDPNLSHLPRKICQVIGNRRSLQHKITKKYSVNQINEVLDQLSNATKTEDRIKILRPVFDNLQIDEIRWLLNIILKISNAGYMERFVFELWNENCYGLYTVCHDLSKAFRYFSVHDSIDQKQLIPHVNFPFIPQASQKLTASYTKLCSEMSEFYIEEKIDGDRMVLHYNNNKFKFFSRRCRDYSLLFGENFEVGSLTKHLKNVFHPKVTKLILDCEIVAFDADRKCILPFGTLRKAAIQEAVKEFTTTDMFSEHGCWPYLLVFDILQVNDTSLVNAPLYQRKLALEKAIIEVPNRLEILKYKLCKDPIDIENAVKGVIVDRSEGIMVKNTMSKYHVAKRDNSWIKVKPEYLESFGENLDLVVIGVLPGIKNSYMCGLYDTETHMWRSFCTVANGFTNEEFAELDRLMKDKLSRVCPENVMFGRRKPQYYLNPEESVVLEIKARVYDQRTDETYATNTTLRNLYCRGIRHDKSWDDCISYQSYEEQRSDRTKDIYETQDVNKRRRVKEESFTETTFRENMKANMELFKDYRFVVLSDKLDQVENMRISLESLKNLIKKFGGEIITSPSYSKSKPCLVISEKLTPRCRAYVELGLDIVHPNWLFYCIEYGKIIPMECLTVFESKNKVPENFDEYGDSFAVTPRMNLKDYLLSLKIEKSPSHQIINDLSGELESYRLLKDILAGSKFLIISNGIQCTKTILATKIQQFGGTVVEKLPCEYIIVPRSLYKKSRKAMLSEVRRLSQQISNTYTKGTRIPNIVIESFIDSTIESSVKVDPQDHKVL; this comes from the coding sequence ATGTATAACATTCCCAACGAGTCTAATCATACCAAATTACTTCGTGAATGGAAAACTCAATTCCACCATCTCCAGCTCCAGAACTCGGATCCAAACTTGTCACATCTCCCCAGGAAAATTTGTCAGGTAATAGGTAACCGTCGAAGTCTCCAGCataaaatcaccaaaaagtACTCTGTGAACCAGATAAATGAAGTGTTGGATCAATTGTCGAATGCTACCAAAACTGAAGACAGAATCAAGATATTGAGACCAGTTTTCGATAATCtccaaattgatgaaatcagatggttgttgaatatCATCTTGAAAATATCCAATGCTGGATATATGGAAAGATTTGTGTTTGAATTATGGAACGAAAACTGCTATGGTCTTTACACGGTATGTCATGATCTATCCAAGGCATTCAGGTACTTTAGTGTTCATGATTCAATTGACCAGAAGCAATTGATTCCGCATGTCAACTTTCCATTTATACCACAAGCTTCCCAGAAATTGACGGCTAGTTATACCAAACTCTGTTCAGAGATGTCAGAATTCtatattgaagaaaagatcgATGGTGATCGGATGGTGCTACATTATAATAACAATaaattcaagttcttctctAGAAGATGCAGAGACTATAGTTTATTGTTCGGGGAAAACTTTGAAGTGGGTTCTTTAACCAAGCATCTCAAGAATGTGTTTCACCCCAAGGTTACTAAACTAATACTTGATTGTGAAATTGTAGCATTTGATGCTGATAGAAAGTGTATTTTACCATTCGGAACCTTGAGAAAAGCTGCCATTCAGGAAGCAGTAAAGGAGTTTACAACAACTGATATGTTTTCTGAACATGGTTGCTGGCCTTAtcttttggtgtttgataTACTCCAAGTAAATGACACCTCCTTGGTAAACGCCCCTTTGTATCAAAGAAAACTAGCACTAGAAAAAGCTATAATTGAGGTTCCCAACAGGTTGGAGATCTTAAAGTACAAGCTCTGTAAAGATCCGATTGATATTGAGAATGCGGTTAAAGGTGTTATTGTCGACAGAAGCGAAGGAATCATGGTAAAAAATACAATGTCAAAGTATCACGTTGCAAAAAGAGATAACTCCTGGATCAAAGTAAAGCCAGAGTACTTGGAACTGTTTGGAGAGAACTTGGATCTCGTTGTGATTGGAGTCCTTCCAGGTATAAAGAACAGCTATATGTGTGGTCTTTATGACACTGAAACTCATATGTGGAGAAGCTTCTGTACCGTTGCCAATGGTTTCACaaatgaagaatttgcCGAGCTTGACAGACTTATGAAAGATAAGCTCTCGAGAGTATGTCCTGAAAACGTGATGTTTGGTAGGCGTAAACCTCAATATTATCTAAATCCTGAAGAATCGGTTGTTCTAGAAATAAAGGCTAGAGTTTATGACCAGAGAACAGACGAAACATATGCCACCAATACCACGTTAAGGAATCTCTATTGCAGAGGCATTAGACATGATAAGCTGTGGGATGACTGCATTCTGTACCAATCATATGAAGAACAAAGGAGCGACCGGACTAAAGATATTTATGAAACGCAGGACGTTAataagagaagaagagttaAAGAAGAGTCGTTTACTGAAACAACTTTTAGAGAAAACATGAAAGCAAATATGGAATTATTCAAGGATTACCGATTCGTGGTTCTCTCTGATAAATtagatcaagttgaaaacATGAGAATACTGCTtgaaagtttgaaaaatctTATCAAGAAATTCGGTGGAGAGATCATTACAAGCCCATCGTATTCGAAATCAAAGCCATGTTTGGTTATCTCCGAAAAGCTTACACCGAGATGCCGGGCCTATGTAGAACTAGGGTTAGATATAGTACACCCTAATTGGTTATTCTACTGCATAGAGTATGGAAAGATTATTCCGATGGAATGTTTGACTGTGTTTGAATCCAAAAACAAGGTGCCCGAAAACTTTGACGAGTATGGGGATAGTTTTGCAGTGACTCCCAGAATGAATCTCAAAGACTATTTGCTACTGTTGAAAATAGAGAAGTCCCCATCGCACCAAATTATAAATGATTTGAGTGGGGAACTCGAATCATACCGGTTGCTAAAAGATATCTTGGCAGGATCCAAATTTCTAATCATTTCCAACGGCATACAATGTACTAAAACTATTTTAGCAACCAAAATCCAGCAGTTTGGAGGTACAGTAGTGGAGAAATTGCCATGTGAATATATAATAGTCCCCCGACTGTTGTACAAAAAGAGCCGAAAAGCAATGCTCTCAGAAGTTAGACGGCTTCTGCAACAAATCAGCAACACATACACCAAAGGGACCCGTATACCCAACATTGTGATAGAGTCATTTATAGACAGCACCATTGAATCCAGCGTAAAAGTGGATCCCCAAGACCATAAAGTGCTCTAA
- a CDS encoding uncharacterized protein (COG:S; EggNog:ENOG503P296) codes for MHIPILTQGKDKQTWTSTTKSKNKSPVLPAINTSIPDYKRPPPVNFEVSGSTTSSSPTSISNSRSNSNRSSSLEVQPPVATPTSGNRSRSGTGYPFEEPTSPSSITRRQLSEKIRQTPSSYVRNSRVFSNDFDGTLAQSDSFNSLSNLQSSKNVNSFSNVLLANKSVPPELSPIVSLFNSHNFRTYYAGEILLFRHGEWDSVSSKLTGNELSLWYQDETFNPTYYNLFDYNITLDASNWVVKFSNDLNESFYNLILRATCQEDYVNWVTALFLSNYEKLSLNEAFTAVVLSMIGPKLSDIHTLLSKKKYPKFEWCNIRLPQINHKWLRCYVAIHPSSSKKSGRIEIYQSEKTTKKNLICYITGVTNVYNIFPENVNMIEYNSIMKLNGEVYVNSGVEHLFLSSQPSASSGAFSRAHRRATSGSSFFSASSSPPSSPKIKSSQSFINTNYIYMMPDNHPGVQAIETMIRNYIPILDAFKLYGRPKQLNSDKYDKHSLLFGLPSLPHYEYLSFDDAREIVDLHLSESQHSSWSFTEWNNAFKHMVEFKMANENYKGNGNISVLYKSLELDDSDLLSIKSLPDINFPQGATNEFSPSPVPGGSPPDSPSIDNNLASSGFNIVTTPSRVASSSFPDSPNSTGAFRFDNFENYNNIDKVASPVTQLGELDEPIKFHPYRQRA; via the coding sequence ATGCACATCCCCATCCTTACCCAGGGTAAAGACAAACAGACATGGACTTCTACAACAAAGTCCAAAAATAAGTCCCCGGTGCTTCCTGCTATCAATACCTCAATTCCCGATTACAAAAGACCACCTCCAGTAAATTTCGAAGTTTCTGgatccaccaccagctccAGTCCCACCTCCATTTCCAACTCCCGGTCCAACTCTAACCGTTCTTCGTCATTGGAAGTCCAACCCCCCGTTGCTACGCCCACCTCCGGCAATCGGTCAAGGTCTGGTACCGGCTATCCCTTCGAGGAGCCCACATCTCCTAGTTCTATCACCAGAAGGCAGTTGAGTGAAAAGATTAGACAAACGCCTTCTTCCTACGTGAGAAACTCTCGAGTGTTCTCAAACGACTTTGACGGCACCTTGGCCCAATCTGATTCATTCAACTCCTTATCCAACCTACAGTCGAGCAAAAATGTCAATAGCTTTTCCAACGTGCTTTTGGCCAATAAATCCGTGCCTCCCGAGTTGTCTCCCATCGTGTCGTTGTTCAATAGCCATAACTTCCGAACATACTACGCAGGCGAAATCTTGTTATTCAGACACGGTGAATGGGACTCAGTGAGCAGCAAATTGACGGGCAACGAGTTATCACTTTGGTATCAAGATGAGACGTTCAACCCCACATACTACAACTTGTTTGACTACAATATCACATTGGACGCTTCCAATTGGGTGGTGAAGTTCtccaatgacttgaatGAAAGCTTCTACAACTTAATTTTGAGGGCCACCTGCCAAGAAGATTATGTGAATTGGGTCACAGCTTTGTTTTTATCCAACTATGAAAAGTTGTCGTTGAACGAAGCATTCACGGCCGTAGTTTTGAGTATGATCGGTCCCAAATTGTCTGATATCCATACTTTAttgtcgaagaagaagtatcCAAAGTTTGAGTGGTGTAATATCAGATTGCCGCAAATTAACCATAAATGGTTGAGGTGCTATGTGGCCATCCACCCCTCGAGTTCCAAGAAATCCGGCAGGATCGAAATCTACCAGCTGGAGAAGACCACTaagaaaaacttgatttgTTACATTACGGGTGTCACCAACGTGTATAACATATTTCCTGAAAATGTGAACATGATAGAGTACAACTCaatcatgaagttgaatgGAGAAGTATACGTGAACAGCGGAGTCGAACACTTGTTTTTGTCTTCCCAGCCATCGGCCTCCAGTGGTGCGTTTAGCAGAGCCCATAGGAGGGCCACTTCTGGATCTTCTTTCTTTAGTGCATCGTCATCacctccttcttctcccaagatcaagtcaaGCCAAAGTTTCATCAACACAAACTATATTTACATGATGCCCGACAATCACCCTGGTGTACAGGCAATTGAGACGATGATCAGAAACTATATTCCAATTTTGGATGCTTTCAAATTGTACGGAAGACCAAAGCAATTGAACTCTGACAAATACGATAAGCACTCCCTCCTCtttggtttaccatcgtTGCCCCATTACGAGTACTTATCATTCGATGATGCTAGAGAAATCGTTGATTTGCACTTGAGTGAATCTCAGCACTCGAGCTGGTCTTTCACCGAGTGGAACAATGCTTTCAAGCATATGGTCGAGTTCAAAATGGCTAATGAGAATTATAAAGGAAATGGAAACATTTCGGTGTTGTATAAGtcattggaattggatgaCTCGGACTTATTGTCCATAAAATCCTTGCCTGATATCAACTTCCCTCAAGGTGCCACCAACGAATTTTCACCTTCTCCAGTACCTGGAGGCTCACCTCCAGATTCACCTTCTATTGATAACAACTTGGCATCATCCGGCTTTAACATCGTCACCACGCCTTCTAGAGTTGCATCCTCGTCGTTCCCTGATTCTCCAAACTCCACTGGGGCTTTTAGATTTGATAATTTCGAAAATTACAACAATATCGACAAAGTTGCCAGTCCGGTTACTCAATTAGGAGAGCTCGATGAGCCCATCAAATTTCATCCTTATAGACAAAGAGCATAA
- the RNR2 gene encoding Ribonucleotide-diphosphate reductase (RNR), small subunit (EggNog:ENOG503NW0V; COG:F), with protein MSVQETPTKGLTGQISNLGMATPKGASLTDKLAAEAEAKDVAQTVFTSKDLAALKERELQPIKVSPEETKKSLEKHNAFLRKHQVHRHELKALEKDEPLLVENTKRFVLFPIKYHEIWQMYKKAEASFWTAEEIDLGKDTHDWNNRLNDNERFFVSRILAFFAASDGIVNENLVENFSAEVQVPEAKCFYGFQIMMENIHSETYSLLIDSYIKDPKEADFLFNAIETIPQIKRKADWALRWINDSDALFGERLVAFAAVEGIFFSGSFASIFWLKKRGLMPGLTFSNELICRDEGLHTDFACLLFSHLQNRPNPEIVEQIITEAVAIEKEYFTDALPISLLGMNCTLMCQYVEFVADRLLVALGNEKVYNTTNPFDFMENISLAGKTNFFEKRVSDYQKAGVMASTSTTEVKTESGFTFDDDF; from the coding sequence ATGTCTGTCCAAGAAACTCCAACCAAAGGCTTAACTGGCCAAATCTCCAACTTAGGTATGGCCACTCCAAAGGGTGCCTCTTTGACCGATAAATTGGCTGCCGAAGCTGAAGCCAAGGACGTCGCCCAGACCGTCTTCACCAGTAAAGACTTAGCTGCTTTAAAAGAAAGAGAACTCCAACCTATTAAAGTCTctccagaagaaaccaagaagtCTTTGGAAAAACACAATGCTTTCTTGagaaaacatcaagtcCACAGACACGAGTTGAAGGCTTTGGAAAAGGATGAACCTTTGTTGGttgaaaacaccaaaagATTCGTTTTATTCCCAATCAAATACCATGAAATCTGGCAAATGTACAAAAAAGCTGAAGCTTCGTTCTGGACTGCCGAAGAAATTGACTTGGGTAAAGATACCCATGATTGGAACAACAGATTGAACGATAACGAAAGGTTTTTCGTCTCCAGAATTTTGGCTTTCTTTGCCGCTTCCGATGGTATTGTCAATGAGAACTTGGTTGAAAACTTCTCTGCTGAAGTTCAGGTTCCTGAAGCCAAATGCTTTTACGGTTTCCAAATTATGATGGAGAACATTCACTCCGAAACTTAttccttgttgattgaCTCATACATCAAGGATCCTAAGGAGGCTGATTTCTTATTCAATGCCATTGAAACCATTCCACAAATCAAAAGAAAGGCTGATTGGGCTTTGAGATGGATCAACGATAGTGATGCCTTGTTCGGTGAAAGATTAGTTGCTTTTGCTGCTGTTGAAGGTATTTTCTTCAGTGGATCTTTTGCTTCCATCTTctggttgaagaagagagGTTTGATGCCAGGTTTGACTTTCTCCAACGAATTGATTTGTAGGGATGAAGGTTTGCACACCGACTTTGCATGTCTTTTGTTCTCTCACTTACAAAATAGACCAAACCCAGAAATTGTCGAACAGATCATCACTGAAGCCGTTGCTATTGAAAAGGAATACTTCACTGATGCCTTGCCAATCAGTTTATTAGGTATGAACTGCACATTGATGTGTCAATACGTTGAATTTGTTGCCGACAGATTATTGGTTGCTTTGGGTAACGAAAAGGTGTAcaataccaccaacccATTCGACTTCATGGAAAACATCTCCTTGGCTGGTAAGACAAATTTCTTCGAAAAGAGAGTCAGTGATTACCAAAAGGCTGGTGTTATGGCTTCCACTTCTACCACTGAAGTCAAAACCGAAAGCGGTTTCACTTtcgatgatgatttctAA